The nucleotide window TTTGAGTTGTGCTTTTAAATAAATCCAATTTAGGATGCATTTGGCTCGGGCATAATCCTTTACATAACATCCAACCATTTTCACACGAAAAAAGCTACAAGGGTACCCGTGAGGATGAGAGTGGTTGACCTCTGACCTGGCTCTACTATGATGGCGGCAATGGTGGACTGGGCCTCTCTGACCCTCTTCATGACGTCCTCCAGCTCCTTGGCTGCAGCCTGAGGGGTCAGCTCTGGGGGCTTCACAATGGCGTTGTTGGAATGATTAATCCTGACCAAAACACAACGTTATATCACATTAACGCAACTTAGTGAACATCAAGTCACAACACAGAAAGGCAAATCACCACAGACATGGAAAACAATTAACTTAAGAGGCATAAGACTTTCAATTTCTACGTTTGTTGATTCCAAAGACAGCACAGTATTGAGCAACGTGCGGTAGTACTACCACAAAAAATGTCAACTGgtcatttaatttgaatttggagAGAAGCACAATCATCACAATCAATATTCCACAATAACAGTGAACAGGGTAACACATAGGTGTATCTCCACTAATAATATTTTGAGACGAGATACACAACATATAACGTTTTCTATAGAATAAAAACGTTATGAGACTTACTTCAAGGGTCTGTCTCCGAACATGACTCCGTTAAAGGTCAGCGCTCTGGACACTGAATCCTGGTCGGCAAACTCCACGAAGGCGAAGCGTGTGGGCTGCGTCTCGTCCCCCGCCATGCGCACAAACTTTACGTCGCCCACCTGCTTAAAGAATTCCAGCAGCTGCTCTGCAGTAGTGGTCTACGGAGGGAGAAGAGAGCACATTTTAATATTAATGCAATAAGATACAGGTATAGGATCTTAATGCGATCACTATTTTATTGATGAGAATTTGTAGTGTATTCAATGttaaaaaaggcttctaaagCCTTAAAAacgtcagacttgatttgccctaatgtaAAATTTATCAACCCCTGAAACAatatccatgaattataatccatatAATAATTCAAATTTCCTGTTGCAGCAGTTATTTCCTGTTGCAGCAGAATAATTTTCctactgtagcaaactggctcaaattaagatcttacatctgtaacCGTCATAAGATTATGGCATCATCCTATGACAGATGATAACCCTTAATATAACAGAAAAAGAGCTTCATCCAAGTGCTATATCCTAACTTGACTTTTGAGCTTAAATCATGCATTAATGTCAATGGGAAATATATATGAAAATGTGAATAGCTGTCACAGAACTTCAGTTACTCTTAGGGTCCCTGTTACCTGCGAGTTGAGGTTGCCAACGTAGACAGTCCTTCTGATCTCGTTCACCTTGGAGGGATCCACGTTGCCCATGAGGGGGGGCTGGGCAGAGGACGACACCCCACCTGCTCCAGTCACAGCCAGGGCCGACACTGCAGGGTCCAGGGCAGCTGGCAATGCCGCCAGGCTCACAATAGGGACGCTCAGCTGCTGCAGTAACACAAACAGAGCAAGGTTTACTAGGCAGATGGAGAGGTGGAATAAAGATTGAGAGATTTTCAGGTAAGATGTACCGCACATAGAAACAGTTTGATGATATCTTTAGGTTTGATTGCCATTTGTTCCCTTCTGAAAATAAAAGGCCCAAATGTTGCACAGGTGCTATAGAGCTTAATAAATATGTCTGTGGTAAAGCAATACACCTCCTACTGATCAAAAATTGTATAGCACAGTGTTTCTCAATATTTTTTGTACCAGAGGCTTGGCAAGCTATGGCACTTCTTGGAAGTACTTATATTAAAACTAACACTTGAGAACTGACTAAATATTTGTCACAACTATTCTGTGGGACCAGTCAGCAACATCCCAGAGACCAAAGTTGGTCTGTGGACTGGAATTTGAGCACCCTGGTACGGTCTATTAATCCCAAACTCACAGTCTGTATGGGGGCCGAGGTGGGAAGGGGCAGCAGGCCGGCGCCTGGCATCAGGCTGGGTACAGCAGGAACAGCAGGGGGGGCAGCAGGTGCCAAGAGAGACAAGGCCTTGGCTTCTTCTGGGATCTTCCCTGTGGGACAAGGCGGGGAGTTAGAGCAGGTCATGGCAGGAAACAACCCTTCTGCGTCCTCTATGACTGCAGTATTATAGCCCCAgtattctagagagagagagaacattcctTCTTCATACAAAGACCTAGCTCTATTGGCTAGTTACTGAGGAGTCTAAGAGCCGATGCTAAAAAAAGGTTGAGCATCCACAGTGAGGTTTCCCTCTACTTCTCAAATTTACTGTAATAAGTCAGTCATTTAGCATTCAGGCTATGAACAGACAAAAACGTTAACATGACTTCTTCCTCACAAACGAAAGGGAAATCCTGATTTTTGTCCTCTTTTTTTCATAGATTCAAAAAATAATGCAGAGAACACTTTGAGGTATGGGTCACCTGTACTGGAAACATATTGGTCATGAACCATACGATAGCAAGCATGGGCGCTTTTCCCGTAGGGCGATCGTTTCGCAGTGTTGGAAAGGAGTGCAACACAAGACAACCGTTCATGATGGCTGCATCACTAATAGCACACAGAACATCAGATACAGAAAAGAAGAACATTTTTTAAGAATCTTGAGAAATTCCCAAACGTTAACCAAAACTTAAAACCTAAAAACAACGGATTTGAAATCTTTCACTTTCTTATTACTGGTTCAATCTGCCGTTCCTGAATGGAAGAGGGGAAGGGCGCAGTGTGTATTTCAATTAATCTAGTGGCTTTGtttttgagaagaaaaaaaaacaattacaataattTAAGGGCTTAagggcaaaataaataaaaagtccaTGTAATCAAATTCTTATACTATCCGTATAAGCATTATGTTACCAATGTAAAATGTAAAggttatattctattctactacTTATAAGTTAATGATACTTTTTCCTAGTGAGTTTAAGGTTTAAATGAGCCCTATATTTGAAATCCTAACCATAGACCAAGAGCAGGAGACAAAGAAAGTAAAATGTGTTAGTCATCTTCATGGCAGCCCATGTGTGATACACATTCCACTTGGGTGCCATGGCAACCTGGACAGAACTCAATCACAGactgtggaaggagagagagagaatgagcgaaagaaagaaagagaagaggtgagagaaagagagaggaaaaaagaaaAACCCAAAATAATAAACGAAAAAACAATATGCTAGGAATATATAATATAATGCAATAGTGTTGCTAGAGTCTAGAGGGAGCAGACAAGGCAAGGGACAACATGTGAAAGTAAAAACTAAAAGAAACCAaccaaaaaaaagaaagaaaagaaagataaATAAAAAGAGACAAGGTGTCCATCTTGGAAGGTTCAGCGGGCTTATTCTCCTTGGTCACATTCCCCCCTTGAAGGCAGCGGTGGCCCCAGCGGGGATAGTGGCTTGGAAAACAATGCCTGACTCAGGCTAGTGTAGTGTAACAGCTGGGCCAGTCTAGTCATCTGATATGCACACATAATCACACAGAAAAAACATACAAAACCAAATTAATAAACTCAGTAGCCATCCAGCACTAAGTTAACGTGGACAAAAAAGCATTTCAAGTGAGAGAATCGGTTAGATAAGGTGAGACCactttttttcccttttttttgAGAAGCTATACACTAAATAATGGAACAAGAGAAGGTTCTAGAAGACAGGGAGATAAAGAccaaaaaaaaatttaaaaaatgaaacaaaATAAAGAGAGAAAAGAAGTAGTTAATTATTTATCATGTTATTCTACCATATCCTTGAAATCACCTCCATATCACTATGCATTATACCCATAAAAATCACGTCAACCTTTGTCATGAACATCAGAATCCGAGTCAAGTGTTATTTCGCAAGAATATGGATGATGTATTGCCAGACCAGCATAAACTGTCATTGAATAGTGAGGTGGTACTAGTCTATAATTTTACTCGAAGTGTCTACTCCTGCTACTACAATGTGCCTTCCATGGTCCGTGCAAATGATCATGTTATTTTCATATTGTGTATAGCCCCATGACAAAACACACTGCTTGTATCTAGCTAGTTGTGACAGGTGCTTAGGATAAATTGAGTGCTCATTGTGGATTAGGCCATCTTGGATCTGGGATACAGTGCAAGTGTGAAAGTGCATTTGTGTTCATGTGTATTCCTAATGGAAACCAACACAGCAAAACACTGGAAAGAAACACTTGCATGTACCTGCTATTTGAATGTAGGATACTAACGTTAGAATTTCAGCGGTTTCACGAACCAATAGGCAACACAATTTCACAGGAAGTGTGTTGACTACACAAAACACTCATTATGTCAACATCATCACTTGAATGAGTTTGGGCATACTCACCTTCTGCACATGGGACTACGATCAAAGCTCTGTCAATAAATACAGTGTTGGTTAAATGTTGCGCCACGCCAACACTGGAAGGCTCTCGATACTTTATGTAACATACTTTGGACGAGAAGGGGAGTGGTGCATTGCTGTAAGAGAACACAGACATGTATTAGAAATTACATGGATGTTGAATGAACACAGTTTACAAGTCAATGTTAGTTATACATGCCTATCTATCTACATTAAGTAAACTCCGGTAGCTAGCTGCACCAATGGTAAACGTGCGGAGTAGGCCCTTGATCCTGGGTGTTTCTTTATTAGGCATGCCGAATTGATAGCGCTTACTCTGGGGGGTAAAGACGTAACTCCTCGACGTCCCCAAGAAAGCCGAAGAGAGTGCGCATCTGCTCACTACTCACGGCAGACGACAGATTGGTGATTTGAATGACAGCGGTGCCTGGAATTCCACTCATTTTTCGAAATGCTTCCTCTTGAAAATGTACAGGAAATAGTATTTTATGACTATCCGAACGTTAATTATAGAAAACGGTTACAGGGGCAGCAAAGACAGTACCACAGACAGAACAGTGAACCAGACGTTTCACAGGATGTATAAAtctgaagcatccggttggcgtGTCCCACTCACAACCACATATGGTGGTGAGGGGAAGCGGCTGTGGGGAAGTGGCGGCTGTGAGAGAAGATGGGGCGAGAAGGATTTTGGACGATAGTCTGCTAATTTTCTCGTCAATGAAACATTTGAGTTTAATACTGTTAAGAAAACTACAATCTGTTACGAAGTGGATTGCATTTTGTAGACTTTATCCTTTGCGGGTAAAGTTTCCCCCCAAAATGGCGTTGTTAGGGCGAAATTAGCAATTGCACAAAcgcacttcacagagtaggtgttccctaacggaaatatgcaaacaCATGTTAGAACTGGCCAATATAATCTccctagctcgtgcttggctctgcccacttcCTTGTTTGTTCGGCCCACTGTGATtaatttgctcccattggaaTCGACATACTATGGTCAATCTTGGGTTAGTTTAGCAAATCTTTGACAGTAATGCTGAAAGATCTTGATGTCTCCACCGATTGCTGTGCGAACAGCGCCTTCATGTGTCAAGGATGTCTCACATCAAGAGTCTTTCTTCAATTAGATTTCATCACCAGActgcgtcctctctcctcttgaAAAAAGCCCCAGTTAATCGAGGATAGTGGACGTGGATGGAAATGCTTTTGCTTGAAATGAAGCGGTCCTTCTCTGCTCGGAACATCATTAGGCAAATTAAGTTAACAGTGATGcatcccaaaataaatgtgtaaaGTGCAAAAAAATTGTTGTGCAAGACATTTTATAGATAAAACAATAAGTCGAATATTGTTTTTAAAAGTCTTTttctctgatgaaacaaaagctGATTCAAAGGGGGTGTGGAAAATTTTTAAATTATTCTGCAGTAGAATACACATGAGTATCCTCGATAAAAGGTGGCTATCGAGGAGGGGAGAACACTTCCGTTTGCCTACTAACAAACTGTAGGTTTTCATTCTAACCCTAGTTGTGACtaacttgattcagtgtatcagaTGTGCAAGAttagggttggagcgaaaacctagctctccaggaacaggtttggagagccctGGGTTAGACGGTTTTGATTAAGCGGTGTTATGTAAGCACTATATTTGAGCACTCCAATATGGTATCCTTCCACGCGGCAGAATACATTCCGAGTAAGGATTTCACATTAGTCCCGTGTCCCAGGTAGTGCTGAGGCTGCTGCTGACCCCTTTAAATAGCTGCTACCGCACAACTTCCACCTCTTGCTTTTCTCTCGGCTCATTCCAGAGAGGATTGCTTGGTAAGAGTGCTATGTTAGAGTGTAAAGCACAGAAGTATACCTGCAGCTATTCAATAGCTTgaagcaagctaactagctagcctcTCCATCTGGGTGATCTGCTGTCACTCCCACTGGGTTTGACTTGTGCCTTCTTGTTTGGGTTTTGTCCTTGTTTTAATTACTTGTGACAGTGTTCGAATTTGGGTAATACTTAAGCCGGATGTACACTACACAATTTTGGCTCCGATTTAGCTGTCCCAGGCAAGTTTTTGAGATCCGAGACACCCCCCTTCCCCCATGTTGTTGCCTTCTTGGGACGCGTGGCCATGAATGACAGCAATCTGGGGCTACCGATCCGGTCTTTGAGCAGTCCCAGACGTCCCGATATTTTCAAACATGTTTGTTGTTATCAGCACAAAATCTGCAATGCTCTTATAATGTGAGATGTGCAACGACACGTTTTGAGACCGTGATCAGCAATAGCCAATGAGCTATTGCTATCTCACTGGCTTCTCACCAGAGAAGAAGCGATGAGATGATGACGATGTTTCGCATCCCCTGGAATGTGTAGACACTCGAGTAGGAGAGATGACTATTAGTATGCGTTTGTACTTGCCTTTATCCAAGAGCCACAGAGTAAAATTGTTTCAGCTCTGAAGTTCACAAGCAATGCTATTCAATTAAAAATGTTGGCTCGAAATTTCAACTCCTTTGAGGCTGCTTTGAGCCACAGCTCGTTCTAGCTACTTTAACAATCTAATCACATCATTGTTTTGGCGAGACAGCGTGGTGGTATGGAGAATCCTCACGACCAAGTAAAGAATCTTACAGTGTGTGACACCCTGTCTGTGCCAGACTGGCACCACTACGTTGGCAAGACAAACAACTGCAGGAAAGATGGTTGTTTAATGTGAGTGACTCAGCGAGTGTGGAGAACGCATAAAACATTATATTTGAGAAGCATTCCAGTAAATGCTGTACTGTCACTGCAGATGCCGGATTGACCATGCAGAGCATTTTAATGGCACCACACCCATATTTTTTAACAATGTGGAGGGCTCctcattgacatgattggttgatggtTGGTGGCAATGgtaggtcctgtataaacacaaactcacttccttcacAATAGCTCTGCTCAACTGCTCTGCGAAGTGCAAGAAGTATGAATACCATGACTCACGCAGAGGCCGTATTGTCAGAAATGCTGTATGGCCAATGCAGAACCTGGATTGACCATGCAGAGCCTTTAGGTGTTGCAAGGCACACCAAGATTTCATCTCTCACAGGGCACAGAAATCTTGCCTAAACTCTTGTGTTCAACCGTGAACCAACTATGCAATATAGATAGCTTAATGAGAGGTGACCATTGCAGGACTGAGCACAATTATAAACACACTTTCTCTTAAGTCCTGCCAACCTCAAACCCCATGTATAAAGAAAGAAATATG belongs to Oncorhynchus keta strain PuntledgeMale-10-30-2019 chromosome 9, Oket_V2, whole genome shotgun sequence and includes:
- the srek1 gene encoding splicing regulatory glutamine/lysine-rich protein 1 isoform X1 — translated: MSGIPGTAVIQITNLSSAVSSEQMRTLFGFLGDVEELRLYPPDNAPLPFSSKVCYIKYREPSSVGVAQHLTNTVFIDRALIVVPCAEGKIPEEAKALSLLAPAAPPAVPAVPSLMPGAGLLPLPTSAPIQTQLSVPIVSLAALPAALDPAVSALAVTGAGGVSSSAQPPLMGNVDPSKVNEIRRTVYVGNLNSQTTTAEQLLEFFKQVGDVKFVRMAGDETQPTRFAFVEFADQDSVSRALTFNGVMFGDRPLKINHSNNAIVKPPELTPQAAAKELEDVMKRVREAQSTIAAIIVEPEEVKKRSSSHSRRSRRSRTRSRSHSRSRTRRKRSHSRHRSRLSQRSRPKVSESHVSRGIHKRLSRSRSRDRRKEREQRTRGKEDISRVIEDRRQKEKKAKTPPKSYSASQRSRSTSRGHRRKSRDRSRSPRRKARSPSPKRGRKDEKREKARDGSREKRESSNSRKKSSRDKEKMELKAKPMKVERDYDRKEKDYQSDREGSATPSEGLTSPCVQHNGSYNTNTEDDAASLADSTE
- the srek1 gene encoding splicing regulatory glutamine/lysine-rich protein 1 isoform X2, encoding MSGIPGTAVIQITNLSSAVSSEQMRTLFGFLGDVEELRLYPPDNAPLPFSSKVCYIKYREPSSVGVAQHLTNTVFIDRALIVVPCAEGKIPEEAKALSLLAPAAPPAVPAVPSLMPGAGLLPLPTSAPIQTLSVPIVSLAALPAALDPAVSALAVTGAGGVSSSAQPPLMGNVDPSKVNEIRRTVYVGNLNSQTTTAEQLLEFFKQVGDVKFVRMAGDETQPTRFAFVEFADQDSVSRALTFNGVMFGDRPLKINHSNNAIVKPPELTPQAAAKELEDVMKRVREAQSTIAAIIVEPEEVKKRSSSHSRRSRRSRTRSRSHSRSRTRRKRSHSRHRSRLSQRSRPKVSESHVSRGIHKRLSRSRSRDRRKEREQRTRGKEDISRVIEDRRQKEKKAKTPPKSYSASQRSRSTSRGHRRKSRDRSRSPRRKARSPSPKRGRKDEKREKARDGSREKRESSNSRKKSSRDKEKMELKAKPMKVERDYDRKEKDYQSDREGSATPSEGLTSPCVQHNGSYNTNTEDDAASLADSTE
- the srek1 gene encoding splicing regulatory glutamine/lysine-rich protein 1 isoform X4; its protein translation is MFSLSLEYWGYNTAVIEDAEGLFPAMTCSNSPPCPTGKIPEEAKALSLLAPAAPPAVPAVPSLMPGAGLLPLPTSAPIQTLSVPIVSLAALPAALDPAVSALAVTGAGGVSSSAQPPLMGNVDPSKVNEIRRTVYVGNLNSQTTTAEQLLEFFKQVGDVKFVRMAGDETQPTRFAFVEFADQDSVSRALTFNGVMFGDRPLKINHSNNAIVKPPELTPQAAAKELEDVMKRVREAQSTIAAIIVEPEEVKKRSSSHSRRSRRSRTRSRSHSRSRTRRKRSHSRHRSRLSQRSRPKVSESHVSRGIHKRLSRSRSRDRRKEREQRTRGKEDISRVIEDRRQKEKKAKTPPKSYSASQRSRSTSRGHRRKSRDRSRSPRRKARSPSPKRGRKDEKREKARDGSREKRESSNSRKKSSRDKEKMELKAKPMKVERDYDRKEKDYQSDREGSATPSEGLTSPCVQHNGSYNTNTEDDAASLADSTE
- the srek1 gene encoding splicing regulatory glutamine/lysine-rich protein 1 isoform X3, which translates into the protein MFSLSLEYWGYNTAVIEDAEGLFPAMTCSNSPPCPTGKIPEEAKALSLLAPAAPPAVPAVPSLMPGAGLLPLPTSAPIQTQLSVPIVSLAALPAALDPAVSALAVTGAGGVSSSAQPPLMGNVDPSKVNEIRRTVYVGNLNSQTTTAEQLLEFFKQVGDVKFVRMAGDETQPTRFAFVEFADQDSVSRALTFNGVMFGDRPLKINHSNNAIVKPPELTPQAAAKELEDVMKRVREAQSTIAAIIVEPEEVKKRSSSHSRRSRRSRTRSRSHSRSRTRRKRSHSRHRSRLSQRSRPKVSESHVSRGIHKRLSRSRSRDRRKEREQRTRGKEDISRVIEDRRQKEKKAKTPPKSYSASQRSRSTSRGHRRKSRDRSRSPRRKARSPSPKRGRKDEKREKARDGSREKRESSNSRKKSSRDKEKMELKAKPMKVERDYDRKEKDYQSDREGSATPSEGLTSPCVQHNGSYNTNTEDDAASLADSTE